Proteins co-encoded in one Taeniopygia guttata chromosome 4, bTaeGut7.mat, whole genome shotgun sequence genomic window:
- the SCRG1 gene encoding scrapie-responsive protein 1, translating into MKMVSVLLLLSTLLGTPAAPSQRPSCYKRALQDHSCHTIPEGKENLRHVDDGLQDHFWEGKGCEVICYCNLNELLCCPKDIFFGPKISFVIPCNSQ; encoded by the exons ATGAAGATggtctctgtgctgctgctgctgagcacccTCCTGGGTACCCCCGCGGCACCTTCCCAGCGCCCTTCTTGTTACAAGAGGGCCCTCCAGGACCACAGCTGTCACACCATCCCCGAAGGCAAGGAGAACCTCCGACACGTTGATGATGGTCTGCAAGATCActtttgggaagggaagggctgtgaGGTGATCTGTTACTGCAACCTGAATGAATTGCTCTGCTGCCCAAA GGATATTTTCTTTGGACCAAAGATATCTTTTGTGATCCCCTGCAACAGTCAATGA
- the SAP30 gene encoding histone deacetylase complex subunit SAP30, with protein sequence MNGFALEEVTQRGADPAAAAVVGTAGSAVEVPPPPAPPGLGPAAAAAGSAGGGCAGGPGAGQLCCLREEGERCGRAAGNASFSKRIQKSISQKKVKIELDKSARHLYICDFHKNLIQSVRNRRKRKGSDDDGDSPVQDIDAPEVDLYQLQVNTLRRYKRHFKLQTRPGLNKAQLVEIIGCHFRTIPVNEKDTLTYFIYSVKNDKNKPDLKMDSGIH encoded by the exons ATGAACGGCTTCGCCCTCGAGGAGGTGACCCAGCGCGGGGCAGACCCCGCCGCCGCGGCGGTGGTGGGCACTGCGGGCTCCGCCGTGGaggtgccgccgccgccggcgccgcCGGGGCTGGgtccggccgccgccgccgcaggCTCGGCGGGCGGCGGGTGcgcgggcggccccggggccgggcagctgtgctgcctgcgGGAGGAGGGGGAGCGATGCGGCCGCGCCGCCGGCAACGCCAGCTTCAGCAAGCGCATCCAGAAGAGCATTTCACAGAAGAAGGTGAAGATCGAGCTGGACAAGAGC GCAAGACATCTGTACATTTGTGACTTCCACAAAAATCTAATTCAGAGTGTGAGAAatagaagaaagaggaaaggcaGCGATGATGATGGTGACTCACCAGTGCAAGACATCGATGCTCCAGAG GTTGATTTATATCAGTTACAAGTAAACACACTTCGAAGGTACAAAAGACACTTCAAGCTACAGACCAGACCGGGACTTAACAAAGCACAGCTTGTTGAA ATAATTGGCTGCCACTTTAGGACAATTCCAGTGAATGAAAAGGACACCTTAACATACTTCATCTACTCAGTGAAGAATGACAAGAATAAACCAGATCTAAAGATGGATAGTGGGATTCATTAG